The stretch of DNA AAGCGATGGACCTGCTGACAACGCGTCTGGGGAAGACGAAGTCGAACGCGGAGTTCTTGATGTCATTGAAGGACTAGAAGAGAACCACAAAGACACGAAGGACACGAAGAACAAAGAGCCCACGAATCAAACGAATTGACTCGAATCTTATGCAACGGATTCGTGATAATTCGTGGAATTCGTGGGCTCTTTCCTTTCACCGTCCTTTGTGCTCTTTGTGTCGTCGTGGTTCCCTAAACAGCCCCAACGAGTGAGTCTGCGACCCGATGCCGAACGTGATTGAACCCGCCGCTGACGCCGCCAAGAACGCCCGCTATGCGGTCGTCGTCTCGGAGTGGAACAAGGCCGTCACCGCCAAGCTCGCCGACGGCGCCGTCGCGAGCTTTAAGGAAGCGGGCGTTGCGGAAGAGGGGGTCGATGTCGTTTGGGTGCCGGGCGCTTGGGAGATCCCTGTCGTTGTGCAGCGGCTCGCCGACACGTGCCGCTATGCGGGGATCGTGACCCTCGGCGCGGTCATCAAGGGCGAGACGGCCCATGACCACTGGATCAACCACGGCGTCACCGAAGCCCTGATGCGGATCGCCACCGAGCACTCGCTGCCGGTGTTGTTCGGCGTGCTGATGTGCGACACGATGGAGCAAGCCCTCAGCCGCGCCGGCGGCGCCGTGGGCAACAAGGGCGTCGAGTGCGCCGAAGCCGCTTTGCGGATGGCGGCGATCCTCAAGGCGCTGCCCACGTCGTAGTTGCCGGTTCGCCGGGAGCGTCAGCGACCGGAGTGAAGCGGGTACCCCCCTGGCCAGCCGTGACCCCCGACGCACTCCGGGCGCTCACGCTGACGGCTCGCCTGCGTCGGACCGCGCCAGACCCGCGCCAGATCGCCGAGGATGCGTTCTAGCGGACGTTTGCGCTGCCGGTGGACAAAGTCCGATTCGGCGATTCGCGGGAAATGCAAGCCATTGAGCAGCATCGCGCCCCCGCCCCTTGGCGTTCTCCGCTCCCCCGCGGTTATCATGGAAGACTAAGCCGCCGCTCCGAAAACCGCTGCCCCCACGCTGATGTCCCTACGCCGCCGCGCCCGTGAAGTCGCCCTCCAGATCCTCTTCGAGGACGACGTGAACCCGCGCGGCACGGCCGCCGAGCTGACCGAGTTCCTCCACGGCCGGCTCAACAACCAGGACGGCGAGGACTTTGCCCTGCGGCTGGTGCTCGGTGTCCGGCAGAACCGCGAGGCCCTCGACGAGCGGCTCGGCCAGATCGCCCAGAACTGGAGCCTCAAGCGGATGGCGGGCGCCGAACGCAACATCCTGCGGATCGCCGCTTACGAGGTGATTCACGGCGAGACGCCGTTCGCTGTCGCCGTGAACGAGGCGATCGAGCTAGCAAAGCGTTACGGCAGCGCCCAGTCGGGCGGCTTTGTGAACGGGATCTTGGACCGACTTAAGTCGGTTGAGGCTGAGGGGAAGGCCTGAGGCTTGAGACTTGAGGCCTGAGGCAAGACAATCGAGGGCTTCGCCATCGGTGCGCGTCCTCAAGCCTGTCGCCTCAAGCCTCACCCCCTCCACATGGGCTTTTTCAGCCGCATCAAAGCCGGTCTCAAAAAGACGGGCGCCGTCCTCAACACGGACATCCGCGACCTCTTCAAGAGCGAGGGGCGGCTGATCGACGAGGGGTTCTTGGAGGAGATCCGCGGCATCCTCTTCCGAACCGATATGGGCTACGACTCGACCGAGGCCCTCGTCGCCGAGATCGGCAAACAGCTCCGCGGCCGTGTCGTGCAACTCGAAGAGGTCGTCGAGGTCCTCAAGGCGAAGCTCAAAGAGCTGATGCACCAGCCCGCATCGCCGATCGAGTTCGCCACGAGTGGCCCGACGGTCGTGATGGTCTGCGGCGTCAACGGCGCGGGGAAGACAACCTCGATCGCCAAGCTCGCCAGCCAATTCAAGCGGGACGGCAAGAGCGTGCTGCTCGGCGCTGGCGACACGTTCCGCGCGGCGGCCGTGCAGCAGCTGACGATCTGGGCCGAGCGTCTCGGCGCCGGCATCGTCACCGCCCCGAGCGGCACCCACCCGGCGACGGTTGGCTATCAGACCGTCGAGAAGGCGCTCGGCGAAGAGATCGACGTGGCGATCATCGACACAGCCGGCCGGTTGCAGACGCAGTCGAACCTCATGGCCGAGCTGACGAAGATCCGCGCGGCGCTCGCCAAGGCCCTCCCCGGCGCGCCGCACGAGGTGCTGCTGGTGCTCGACGCCACGACGGGCCAGAACGGCATTAGCCAAGCGAGCAAGTTCGCCGAGGCGGCGGGATGCACGGGCATTGTCTTGGCGAAGCTCGACGGCACCGCGAAGGGGGGCGTCGTCGTCTCGATCCGCCAACAGATGGGACTGCCGGTGAAGTACGTCGGCCTCGGCGAGAGCCACGAAGACTTGGCGCCGTTCAACCCCGACGAGTTCGTCGATGCCCTCTTCGCCGACGTGCTCAACGCCACGGCGTAGACGCGTTGGTGAGGTCAAATTGTGGGAGGGGTCTCCAGACCCCGATTACGGTGTCCATGCTTTAACGGCATGGTGCGCGTAATCGGGGTCTGGAGACCCCTCCCACATTTTTTGCCCAACCGTTAGCCCTTCGCGCTCCGGCAAGGTCTAACGCGGCGCCAGCATTTCTAGCAGGCGACTCCGCTTCTCGGTTCATCCGTGGCCCGCTGCTTGGCGATATCTGTGCTAGCTAGCGACGCAGGCCTTGCGGTGGTCTGCGCCCGATTCCCTCTCTTGGCAGCTAGCCCCCGCCCACCCGCTCCTGGAGCTGCGAGTCCTATGAAGCGTCACGCCCTTGCCGGGCTGACGGCGTTTGCCGTCGCCGGGTATGCGGCGGCCGACCAAGTCGCCCAACCGGCCTCGGTCGCCCCCGCCCCGCTGCAGTACGAAACTTACTACAACCAGCCGGTCGATACGCTGCCGTCGGTCACGCCGCCGAATCCCGCCGTGACGAGCGATGTGGCGTACAACATTGCGCCGAGCAGCGGCTACGAGCCGAGCTGCACGGCCGAACCCAACTGTGCGGTCGAGCCTAATTGCGCCGCGGAGCCCTCTTGCGGCCTCGAGTCTTGCTGCGGCGACGCCTGCGGTTGCGGCTCGACGTGCGGCCTGTTGGGCGACTGCTGCCTGGGCGACCCCTGGACGCTCCAGGGTTACCTCGACCCGTGCGGCTGCAGCCCGATTACGTTCGGCGGTTGGACCCAGATCGGTTTCCACACGCAGAACACCCGCTTCTCGCGTGACGACAACGACGCCTTCGCGTTCAACGACCACCCCGGCCGCCTGAACCTGCACCAGCAGTGGTTCTACGCCGAGAAGGTCGCCGAGGCGCCTTGCTGCGGCGTCGACTGGGGCTTCCGCGCCGACCTGATGTACGGCACCGACGCGGTGAAGACCCAGTCGTTCGGCAACCCGGCCGGCTCGTGGGACTTCCAGAACGGCTGGGACGAGGGCGCCGGCTACGGCTGGGCCATGCCGCAGCTGTACGGCGAAGTCGCCTGGGGCGATTGGTCGGTGAAGGTCGGCCACTTCTTCACGCTGATCGGTTACGAAGTCGTTACCGCCCCGGATAACTTCTTCTACAGCCACGCGTTCACGATGTTCAACAGCGAGCCGTTCACGCACACCGGCGCCATCGCGACCTACAACGGTTTCGACGACGTCACGCTGTACGGCGGTTGGACCGCGGGCTGGGACACGGGCTTCGACAGCTTCAACGACGGCAGCAACTTCCTCGGTGGTTTCAGCACCGGCCTCACCGACGACATCACCTTCACCTACATGCTGACCGCCGGCAACTTCGGCAAGCGTTCGGCGGGTGGTGACGGCTACAGCCACTCGGTGGTGGTGGACTTCGCCCTGACCGACGACCTGAACTACGTCCTGCAGTCGGACCTGGTGGACATCGACGACCAGAACGGCAACGTGACGGCGAACGATCAGGTCGGCATCAACCAGTACCTGTTCTACACGATGAACGACTGCTGGGCCGTTGGCGCCCGGCTCGAGTGGTGGAAGACCGACGGCTTCTCGTACCAAGAGATGACCTACGGCCTCAACTACCGCCCGCACGCCAACGTCGTGATCCGCCCCGAGATCCGCTACGACTGGACCGCCAGCGACGCCGCCGCCAACAACGTCGGCTTCGCGGACGCCGAAGAGTTCAACAGCGCTAAGTTCGGCATGGACGCGATCTTCACGTTCTGATCCAGCGTCTGATTAAGCGATCGTCTGATCAAATGATGGGGGTTGGTTGAGAGACGCGGGAAAAGAGTTGGCAATCGGAGTGAAACCACCGCGGGCCGTCAAAGTGACGGCCCGCGGTTTTTTGTTTGGTAATCGCCGAGCCGCGACCGTCAGGGAGCGACCAAGAGAGTAGCAACGTCGATGGTCGCTCCCTGACGGTCGCGGCTCGGCATCAACTGCTCAAACGAAACCCACTCGGCAGGAACTCATCGAGCGTTGCGGTGTGTTTCACTGCGCCCGTCTCGCTGTCCACCAGCAGCACCGTGCATCGCGGGCCGAACTCGTACAGGAATTGGCGGCAAGCCCCGCACGGCGCCGCGGCGCCGGGGGTTGCGACGGCGACGGCGACGAACTCCTTGGCGCCGGCCGTGATCGCGGTTCCGGCGGCGGTGCGTTCGGCGCAGATCGTCAGGCCGTACGAGCTGTTCTCGACGTTGACGCCGCTGAAGACGCGGCCCTCGTTGTCGAGGATCGCGGCGCCGACGTAGAACTTCGAGAACGGGGCGTACGCCATTCCCCGAACTGCGATCGCGACGGCGACGAGCTCGTCGATCTGATCTTGAGTCGGTTCAGCCATCGCGTCATCGCTTCGGGGGAAGGTTAGTCAACGCGTTCAACAATCAGCGGCGGAGCTTCTCGTGGCTCATCCGACAGCGTGATGGCGCCAGTTGTCATCGCGCTAGCTGCGTCGCGGCCCTTGGCGTTAGCGAAGAGCTTGACTAGCGGCTGGCCCGCTTCGACGCGGTCGCCGAGCCGTACGAGCATCTCCAGGCCGACCGAGTAGTCGAGCTCGTCCTCTTTCTGCTTGCGTCCGCCGCCGAGTTCGATGATCGCGTACCCAAGAGCCTCGGTGTCGATCGCCGTGACGTAACCACCGCGATCTGCTTTCACTATCTGCTCCGCCGCGCGCGGCCGTGGGGCGTCGAGGTCGCCGCCTTGGGCCCGCACCATTTGCGCGAGCTTCTCGCGCGCCGAGCCGTCATCGAGCGATTTGGCGATTCCCGCGCGTCCCTCTTCCGTTGAGGACGCGACTTTGGCGAGCACCAGCGCCTCGGCGCCTTGAGCGATGACAAGTTCGCGAAGGTCGGCAGGACCGCCCCCTTCGAGGCACGCGACCGACTCGTCGATCTCGACGGCGTTGCCCGCCAGGCGGCCGAGCGGCTGGTTCATGTCGGTGATCAACGCGGCGGTGGCGACGCCCATCCGTTTGCCGGTGTCCACAAGCGACCGCGCCAGGCCGCGGGCGTCGTCGAGCGTCTTCATGAAAGCGCCGCTGCCGCACTTCACGTCGAGCACCAGGGCGTCGAGCCCTTCGGCGAGCTTCTTGCTCATGATGCTCGCGGTGATCAGCGCGATCGACGGCACGGTCCCCGTCACGTCACGCAGCGCGTAGAGCTTGCGGTCGGCCGGCACGAGCCGCGGCGACGCGCTGACGATGACGCAGCCCACTTCGTCGGCCAAACGCTGCGCGTCCTCGAGGTCGTAATCGACGCGATAGCCGGGGATCGATTCGAGCTTGTCGAGCGTCCCACCCGTGGCGCCGAGGCCGCGGCCGCTGATCATCGGCACCCGTACTCCGCAGCACGCCAGCGCCGGCGCCAGCGGGATCGAGACCTTGTCGCCGATGCCGCCCGACGAGTGCTTATCGGCGTTCGGCGGTCCACCAGCGGGCGAGCCGGCGAACTTCGCGCCCGAGTCGAGCATCGCCTCGGTGAGCGCCGCGATCTCGGCCGTCGTCATGCCGCGGATGAAGACGGCCATCGCCCACGCGGCCATTTGGTAATCGGGCAACTCGTCGGCGGCGTAAGCGGCGATCAGGCCGCCGATCTCGTCGCGCGAAAGCTCGGCGCCGTCACGCTTCTTGGCGATCAACTGAGCGACGTTCATTCAGAGGGAACCACAGATGGACGGGGATGAACACAGATTTTGTTAACCACAAAGGAATGAAGGAATAAAGGAAGTGGTTAGTCCGATAGTCTGGTAGACCGATAGGAAAGAGCTTGCCGAACAACTCTAACGGTCTATCGGACTACCCACCTACCGTCCTTCTTGGTTCCTTTGTTCCTTTGTGGTTCACTTAAGCAGAACGACGGCTTCGACGATCGCTCGGAGTTTTTTGCCAGCTGAGGCGGCGGCGGTTACGACTTCTTCGTGCGACGTTTCGCTGAGTTGGTCGGGGGAGCAGGCGTTGGTGATTGTGGAGAGGCCGAGGACTCGGACGCCGCAGTGCTGGGCGGCGATCACCTCGGGGACGGTGGACATGCCGGCCGCGTCGCCGCCGAGGCGGCGGGCCATGCGGTACTCGGCCCGAGTCTCGTAGGTCGGGCCGAGCATGCCGACGTAAACGCCCCGCGGGCAGAAGAAGCCAGCACGCCGCGCCACGGACTCGGCCAAT from Botrimarina mediterranea encodes:
- a CDS encoding porin — protein: MKRHALAGLTAFAVAGYAAADQVAQPASVAPAPLQYETYYNQPVDTLPSVTPPNPAVTSDVAYNIAPSSGYEPSCTAEPNCAVEPNCAAEPSCGLESCCGDACGCGSTCGLLGDCCLGDPWTLQGYLDPCGCSPITFGGWTQIGFHTQNTRFSRDDNDAFAFNDHPGRLNLHQQWFYAEKVAEAPCCGVDWGFRADLMYGTDAVKTQSFGNPAGSWDFQNGWDEGAGYGWAMPQLYGEVAWGDWSVKVGHFFTLIGYEVVTAPDNFFYSHAFTMFNSEPFTHTGAIATYNGFDDVTLYGGWTAGWDTGFDSFNDGSNFLGGFSTGLTDDITFTYMLTAGNFGKRSAGGDGYSHSVVVDFALTDDLNYVLQSDLVDIDDQNGNVTANDQVGINQYLFYTMNDCWAVGARLEWWKTDGFSYQEMTYGLNYRPHANVVIRPEIRYDWTASDAAANNVGFADAEEFNSAKFGMDAIFTF
- the ribH gene encoding 6,7-dimethyl-8-ribityllumazine synthase, producing the protein MPNVIEPAADAAKNARYAVVVSEWNKAVTAKLADGAVASFKEAGVAEEGVDVVWVPGAWEIPVVVQRLADTCRYAGIVTLGAVIKGETAHDHWINHGVTEALMRIATEHSLPVLFGVLMCDTMEQALSRAGGAVGNKGVECAEAALRMAAILKALPTS
- the ftsY gene encoding signal recognition particle-docking protein FtsY; amino-acid sequence: MGFFSRIKAGLKKTGAVLNTDIRDLFKSEGRLIDEGFLEEIRGILFRTDMGYDSTEALVAEIGKQLRGRVVQLEEVVEVLKAKLKELMHQPASPIEFATSGPTVVMVCGVNGAGKTTSIAKLASQFKRDGKSVLLGAGDTFRAAAVQQLTIWAERLGAGIVTAPSGTHPATVGYQTVEKALGEEIDVAIIDTAGRLQTQSNLMAELTKIRAALAKALPGAPHEVLLVLDATTGQNGISQASKFAEAAGCTGIVLAKLDGTAKGGVVVSIRQQMGLPVKYVGLGESHEDLAPFNPDEFVDALFADVLNATA
- a CDS encoding thymidine phosphorylase, with protein sequence MNVAQLIAKKRDGAELSRDEIGGLIAAYAADELPDYQMAAWAMAVFIRGMTTAEIAALTEAMLDSGAKFAGSPAGGPPNADKHSSGGIGDKVSIPLAPALACCGVRVPMISGRGLGATGGTLDKLESIPGYRVDYDLEDAQRLADEVGCVIVSASPRLVPADRKLYALRDVTGTVPSIALITASIMSKKLAEGLDALVLDVKCGSGAFMKTLDDARGLARSLVDTGKRMGVATAALITDMNQPLGRLAGNAVEIDESVACLEGGGPADLRELVIAQGAEALVLAKVASSTEEGRAGIAKSLDDGSAREKLAQMVRAQGGDLDAPRPRAAEQIVKADRGGYVTAIDTEALGYAIIELGGGRKQKEDELDYSVGLEMLVRLGDRVEAGQPLVKLFANAKGRDAASAMTTGAITLSDEPREAPPLIVERVD
- the nusB gene encoding transcription antitermination factor NusB, with product MSLRRRAREVALQILFEDDVNPRGTAAELTEFLHGRLNNQDGEDFALRLVLGVRQNREALDERLGQIAQNWSLKRMAGAERNILRIAAYEVIHGETPFAVAVNEAIELAKRYGSAQSGGFVNGILDRLKSVEAEGKA
- the cdd gene encoding cytidine deaminase; its protein translation is MAEPTQDQIDELVAVAIAVRGMAYAPFSKFYVGAAILDNEGRVFSGVNVENSSYGLTICAERTAAGTAITAGAKEFVAVAVATPGAAAPCGACRQFLYEFGPRCTVLLVDSETGAVKHTATLDEFLPSGFRLSS